The Verrucomicrobiota bacterium JB022 genome includes a region encoding these proteins:
- a CDS encoding cation diffusion facilitator family transporter, whose product MGHDHHHHGHGHHHHDHGTENVSDAGLLWAVIINLGLSVVEFGAGIFSGSVALMADAAHNTNDAAALLIAYIARKISKRGADRRFTFGYRRAELIGAMIQLTALIMVGLYLLYEAVMRFFDPQPILGGWMMGVSVLAIVIDLGTVVLLWSLSKGSLNVRAAFLHNLTDAGASFAVLVGGAAIYWLDWTWVDPVLTLIIAGYILWMSVGMLKQTSRILMEGAPPGLDLQALSQAVTEVEGVQEMHHLHVWELDENHRALEGHLVLSPGTDPNERDAIRRRVKDLLHDRFDISHCTLELESHTCACDDRGRLVAGH is encoded by the coding sequence ATGGGCCACGATCACCACCATCACGGTCATGGGCATCACCACCACGACCACGGGACGGAGAACGTCAGCGACGCCGGGCTGCTCTGGGCGGTGATCATCAATTTAGGGCTCTCGGTCGTCGAGTTTGGCGCGGGGATCTTCTCCGGCAGCGTCGCGCTGATGGCCGATGCGGCCCACAATACCAACGATGCCGCCGCGCTGCTGATCGCCTACATCGCGCGCAAGATCTCCAAGCGCGGGGCCGACCGCCGCTTCACCTTCGGCTACCGCCGCGCGGAGCTGATCGGGGCGATGATCCAGTTGACGGCTCTCATCATGGTGGGGCTTTACTTGCTCTACGAGGCGGTGATGCGCTTCTTCGATCCGCAACCCATCCTCGGCGGCTGGATGATGGGCGTTTCGGTGCTCGCCATCGTGATTGACCTCGGCACGGTCGTCCTCCTGTGGTCGCTCTCCAAGGGCAGCCTCAACGTGCGGGCGGCCTTCCTGCACAACCTGACCGATGCCGGCGCGTCGTTTGCCGTGCTCGTAGGCGGCGCGGCCATCTACTGGCTCGACTGGACCTGGGTGGACCCGGTGCTGACGCTGATCATCGCGGGCTACATCCTCTGGATGTCCGTCGGCATGCTCAAGCAAACCTCCCGCATTCTGATGGAAGGCGCGCCTCCGGGGCTCGACCTGCAGGCGCTTTCGCAGGCGGTGACGGAGGTCGAGGGCGTCCAGGAAATGCACCACCTCCACGTGTGGGAGTTGGATGAAAACCACCGTGCGCTCGAAGGCCACCTCGTGCTCTCCCCCGGCACCGACCCCAACGAGCGGGACGCCATCCGCCGCCGCGTCAAAGACCTCCTGCACGACCGCTTCGACATCAGCCACTGCACCCTCGAACTCGAATCCCACACCTGCGCCTGCGACGACCGCGGGCGGTTG
- a CDS encoding cyclic nucleotide-binding domain-containing protein yields MTAIAEPVAKPAPGKDAPPSLDQKAYVLDTPLELTSFMEMHQVGDDLIVFKNRKSKTYLTVNRTLAKIILSFRKPTRLKDLFPILIEDRLCPRLDDLYELILQARKAYILLGPDEEEPAFPIVNWRGALRSEMATVVSLACIVVGLGCWLFQSQHEDLSIFKPNVISLAAGYLGMCLAISIGFIFGASLANWQEREIYRARFNVASLFPHFHVDLRDLQTAGTRVETESALVQIAPLFLLLGGVSLAYPSAACVVMVFTLLQMLPVKGSAIRILLRSRFARKELSVHEHQDFVGNQTWKRSVYNFKQNLSISYLFAAFGYCLVWLALAGGVLYMTYEITGATFLDFFFAGRDLQRTAILAGILTFAAGTITALGIVMEAYFKAKTREKSLAARPRKVQTGPQPHEVALQQLAEQIRDGAAELELELLHETTLFNQTSLLGLHRLQGSLGFERFQKGDVIFDGEGLIDRALYICSGEVEIVKRYQTGRKVPVPNQGPNTIIDQISIMYGTEGHTTVRALTPVTCVSFMLEDFKKRIMPVLGWNHLERMLIRETYLKRLSLTQNLEQGTLDYLAGQAKIVQYKQNETVIKEGGDNFYFYILLQGRFDVFKGRRRVGKLSYGEFFGELGILLNSLPTASVVSIEGCICLLIHKSAILQAMGQDYEFAMVVEQEASKRLGKPVFPLKGSRFTNIGGLGRAT; encoded by the coding sequence ATGACGGCTATTGCTGAACCTGTTGCCAAACCCGCCCCAGGGAAAGACGCCCCTCCCAGCCTCGACCAAAAGGCCTACGTGCTCGATACGCCGCTGGAGCTGACGTCGTTCATGGAAATGCATCAGGTAGGGGACGATTTGATCGTCTTCAAGAACCGCAAGAGCAAGACCTACCTCACGGTCAACCGCACGCTGGCCAAGATCATCCTTTCCTTTCGCAAGCCCACCCGGCTCAAGGACCTGTTCCCGATCCTGATCGAAGACCGCCTCTGCCCGCGGCTCGACGACCTTTACGAGTTGATCCTGCAGGCCCGCAAAGCCTACATCCTGCTCGGGCCGGACGAGGAAGAGCCTGCCTTCCCCATCGTCAACTGGCGGGGCGCCTTGCGCTCGGAGATGGCGACGGTGGTCTCGCTGGCTTGCATCGTGGTGGGCCTCGGCTGCTGGTTGTTCCAGAGCCAGCACGAAGACCTTTCGATCTTCAAACCCAACGTGATCTCGCTGGCCGCCGGCTATCTAGGGATGTGCCTGGCGATCAGCATCGGGTTCATCTTCGGTGCCTCGCTGGCGAACTGGCAGGAGCGCGAGATCTACCGGGCGCGCTTCAACGTCGCTTCGCTCTTCCCGCACTTCCATGTCGACCTGCGCGACTTGCAGACGGCGGGCACACGGGTGGAAACCGAATCGGCCCTCGTCCAGATCGCTCCGCTCTTTCTGCTGTTGGGCGGCGTCAGCCTGGCCTACCCGTCGGCCGCGTGCGTCGTCATGGTGTTTACGCTGCTGCAGATGCTGCCGGTCAAGGGCTCGGCCATCCGCATCCTGTTGCGTTCCCGCTTTGCCCGCAAAGAGCTTTCGGTGCACGAACACCAGGACTTTGTGGGCAACCAGACGTGGAAGCGCAGCGTCTACAACTTCAAGCAGAACCTCTCGATCAGCTACCTGTTCGCGGCGTTTGGCTACTGCCTGGTGTGGCTCGCCCTGGCGGGCGGGGTGCTCTACATGACCTACGAGATCACCGGCGCGACGTTCCTCGACTTTTTCTTTGCCGGCCGCGACCTCCAGCGCACGGCCATCCTCGCCGGCATCCTGACGTTTGCGGCGGGTACGATTACCGCCCTCGGGATCGTGATGGAAGCCTACTTCAAGGCCAAGACGCGCGAGAAGAGCCTCGCCGCGCGGCCCAGGAAGGTGCAGACCGGCCCGCAGCCGCACGAGGTGGCGCTCCAACAACTGGCCGAGCAGATCCGCGATGGCGCGGCCGAGCTGGAGCTGGAGCTGCTGCACGAGACGACGCTCTTTAACCAGACTTCGCTTCTGGGCCTGCACCGCCTGCAGGGTTCCCTCGGCTTCGAGCGCTTCCAGAAGGGCGACGTGATCTTCGACGGCGAGGGCCTGATCGACCGCGCCCTCTACATCTGCTCCGGCGAAGTGGAGATCGTGAAGCGCTACCAGACGGGCCGCAAGGTGCCCGTGCCCAACCAGGGGCCCAACACGATCATCGACCAGATTTCGATCATGTATGGCACCGAGGGCCACACCACGGTGCGCGCACTCACGCCGGTGACCTGCGTCTCGTTCATGCTGGAAGACTTCAAGAAGCGCATCATGCCCGTGCTCGGCTGGAATCACCTCGAGCGCATGCTGATCCGCGAGACCTACCTCAAGCGCCTGTCGCTGACCCAGAACCTGGAGCAGGGCACCCTCGATTACCTCGCGGGGCAGGCCAAGATCGTCCAGTACAAGCAAAACGAGACGGTGATTAAGGAGGGTGGGGACAACTTTTACTTCTACATCCTGCTGCAAGGGCGCTTCGACGTCTTCAAGGGCCGTCGCCGCGTAGGTAAGCTGAGCTACGGCGAGTTTTTCGGCGAGCTGGGCATCCTGCTCAATTCGCTGCCGACGGCCTCCGTGGTCAGCATCGAAGGCTGCATCTGCCTGCTCATCCACAAGAGCGCGATCCTGCAGGCGATGGGGCAAGACTACGAGTTTGCGATGGTCGTCGAGCAGGAGGCCAGCAAGCGCCTCGGCAAGCCCGTCTTCCCGCTCAAAGGTAGCCGCTTCACCAACATCGGCGGCCTGGGACGTGCGACCTAG